The following are encoded together in the Flavobacterium sp. TR2 genome:
- a CDS encoding MFS transporter encodes MSSENVQTKWGQFISLIIVFFFWGFVGSANDILIPVFKKVFTLSQVQSQLVAWAFYAAYFVGSIIFFIVSLKVDVLQKYGYKRTLSAGLVLSAVGSFLFVPAATIQSFPFFLTALFTVGLGFSIQQIVANPLAIKMGSPETGAHRLTLAGGINSFGTTIGAILLGIALFGMGDNKKTALSLEDIKLPFIILGLAFIAVAVFMNFSKIEDPVKEEEAIIKDKHSNFNILDYPQLYLGMLGIFIYVGTEVTIISNLPALLHTHEFGNILEDAVAPFIALYWGSLMIGRWNGGVNVFNTSNLVNTALKFIVPAAAFGVIIGANIFAAHDVSSFYIYPIWILLFIAVSFVGGKNAGKTLMLFGISGLTMMVLGLAWPNPEIAKFFFISGGLFLSIMWPSIFDLAIAGLGKNTGKASSFLIMMILGGGVIPLLQGSICDLDATNPNGIFGITYTHFSYIVPLIGFAYLGFYGFYCPKILKRQGISHIESAGGGH; translated from the coding sequence ATGAGTTCAGAAAATGTGCAAACCAAATGGGGGCAATTTATCTCTTTGATAATCGTCTTCTTCTTTTGGGGTTTTGTTGGTTCAGCCAATGACATCCTGATTCCAGTATTCAAAAAAGTATTTACGTTATCGCAAGTACAATCTCAATTAGTGGCATGGGCTTTTTACGCTGCTTATTTTGTTGGATCAATTATATTCTTTATCGTTTCTTTAAAAGTAGATGTTTTGCAAAAATATGGCTACAAAAGAACACTTTCAGCAGGATTAGTTTTATCAGCAGTAGGTTCATTTCTATTCGTTCCTGCAGCTACAATCCAAAGTTTCCCTTTCTTCCTAACAGCTTTATTTACAGTAGGATTAGGATTCTCAATTCAGCAAATTGTTGCAAATCCGTTAGCCATTAAAATGGGGAGCCCAGAAACTGGAGCACACCGTTTGACACTTGCAGGCGGAATTAACTCTTTCGGAACAACGATCGGAGCTATTTTATTAGGTATCGCTTTATTCGGAATGGGAGACAACAAAAAAACAGCTCTTTCATTAGAAGACATTAAATTGCCATTCATCATTCTAGGTCTTGCATTTATTGCTGTTGCTGTTTTCATGAACTTCTCTAAAATTGAAGATCCTGTAAAAGAGGAAGAAGCAATCATCAAGGACAAACACAGTAATTTCAACATTCTTGACTATCCTCAATTATACCTGGGTATGTTAGGAATTTTTATTTATGTTGGAACTGAGGTAACGATCATCAGTAACCTGCCTGCCTTATTGCACACACACGAGTTCGGAAACATTCTAGAAGACGCTGTTGCACCATTTATTGCCCTTTACTGGGGAAGTTTAATGATTGGCCGTTGGAATGGCGGTGTTAACGTATTCAACACTTCAAACTTAGTAAATACAGCACTTAAATTTATCGTTCCTGCTGCGGCATTTGGAGTAATTATCGGAGCAAACATCTTTGCCGCTCACGATGTTTCTTCATTCTATATCTACCCAATCTGGATTTTATTATTTATTGCCGTAAGTTTTGTTGGCGGTAAAAACGCTGGAAAAACATTAATGCTTTTCGGAATCTCAGGATTAACAATGATGGTTTTAGGACTAGCTTGGCCTAACCCAGAAATTGCTAAATTCTTCTTCATTTCTGGAGGATTGTTCTTATCTATCATGTGGCCATCAATCTTCGATTTGGCGATTGCAGGACTAGGAAAAAACACAGGAAAAGCATCATCTTTCTTAATCATGATGATTCTTGGAGGTGGAGTAATTCCATTATTGCAAGGAAGCATCTGTGATTTAGATGCTACAAATCCAAACGGAATTTTCGGCATTACTTATACACACTTCTCTTACATTGTACCGCTTATCGGTTTTGCTTATTTAGGATTCTACGGCTTCTACTGCCCGAAAATCTTAAAAAGACAAGGAATCAGCCATATCGAAAGTGCTGGCGGAGGACACTAA